Below is a window of Deltaproteobacteria bacterium DNA.
TACTGTCCTTCCTGCGGCGAGACAGTGATTGAACGTAACGATTGGGGCGCTGTAAAATGCAGTATCACGTCAAACGCCTGTCCATTCTGTAAATCATTTATTTTCGGGAAATTCAATGAGAACACACTGTGAGCAATACCGAGTACAGAGGTGTAGTCATGATAATAAAAATACCGGAACCGATCTCCGGGGAACTGGGAATCCCTTCGACATTCCTGGAGACAAATTGCTTCTGGTGTGTGAATGATACGTATGAACATTCATTATGGATTCGACCTTCTGCGACGATTCTTCCCTTCTTGACCGCTCCGGTGGAAAGTGTTTTATTACATAAACGATGAACGGGGATCTGGAAAAAAGAATCCAAACATTGGCACAGTGGATGTATGAGTCCCACCACCTGGTAGTTTTCACGGGCGCAGGGATAAGTACGGAGTCGGGAATCTCCGATTTCAGAGGCCCTGACGGGGTATGGACACGCCGGGACAAGGGACTTTCCCCGAAGCCCATGAGCGTGTCGATGGATGCAGTAGAGCCGAATGCGGGACACCTCGCCATCGCCGAACTTCAGAAAATGGGGAAATTGCAGTTTTTGATTTCCCAGAATGTAGATAATCTCCATTTGAAATCAGGTATCCGCCAGGAGATACTGGCGGAGCTGCATGGGAACATCGCGAGACTCCGATGCAAAAAGTGCGGGCTAACGGTCGACAGGTCTGCGGGAAGAGAAGTTTGCCGGTGCGGCGGAACGCTGGTTCGCAGCGTCGTCGATTTCGGTCAATCCCTTCCGGAGAGGGACCTCGCTCTGTCATTCAAACATTCACGCAAGAGTGATCTTTTTGTTGTTGCGGGTTCCAGTCTTGTCGTAACACCTGCGGCCGACATGCCGGCAGAGGCGCTTCGTTCCGGTGCAAAACTAGTAATTATCAACCGGGGTGAAACGCCCTTCGATCCGCACTCTCATCTGAGGTTTTATGAAAAGACCGGAGATGTCCTTCCCAGAGCAGTAAAGCAGTTGAAAAGACTGATGGGGCTGTTTGAATAAGAAACTCTAGAACAAAACAATCCCCTTATTCTTGAACCCACTGGAACAGTAGCGGGATTAACCCATAATTGGTGATTTTCAGTATTCTAAGATTTCTAAGATGACGAATACTGTCAAATTACATTTTGCCATGACTATCGATAGCAAATACTAATGTGCATAATTGCTAATCGGATTAATTTATTGAATTCGGGATGAAAGGCGCAAAGTCTTGACAGCTTATTTTCTGTTCAGGTAAAATGCGGACAACTTCCTCTAATGCTGCACCCCCTTTTTTTCTCTCTCCCTTCTTATAGTGTTTTTTTCTAATTCAATTCATCCA
It encodes the following:
- a CDS encoding Sir2 family NAD-dependent protein deacetylase, whose amino-acid sequence is MAQWMYESHHLVVFTGAGISTESGISDFRGPDGVWTRRDKGLSPKPMSVSMDAVEPNAGHLAIAELQKMGKLQFLISQNVDNLHLKSGIRQEILAELHGNIARLRCKKCGLTVDRSAGREVCRCGGTLVRSVVDFGQSLPERDLALSFKHSRKSDLFVVAGSSLVVTPAADMPAEALRSGAKLVIINRGETPFDPHSHLRFYEKTGDVLPRAVKQLKRLMGLFE